One genomic segment of Pempheris klunzingeri isolate RE-2024b chromosome 21, fPemKlu1.hap1, whole genome shotgun sequence includes these proteins:
- the fen1 gene encoding flap endonuclease 1, producing the protein MGIHGLAKLIADHAPGAIKEQDIKNYFGRKIAIDASMCIYQFLIAVRQDGNVLQNEDGETTSHLMGMFYRTIRMLEYGIKPVYVFDGKPPQLKSTELEKRGERRAEAEKLLAQAQELGEQENIDKFSRRLVKVTKQHNDECKNLLTLMGVPYVEAPCEAEASCAAMVKAGKVFATATEDMDGLTFGTNVLLRHLTASEAKKLPIQEFHFSRMLQDIGLTNEQFIDLCILLGCDYCATIKGIGPKRAIDLIKQHGSIEEILENIDPNKHPAPEDWLFKEARGLFLNPEVVDCSTLELKWGEPDEEGLIQFMCNEKQFSEDRMRNGCKKILKSRQGSTQGRLDSFFTVTGSLSSKRKEPEMKGSAKKKQKTGATPGKFRKGK; encoded by the exons ATGGGAATACACGGACTTGCCAAACTGATTGCTGACCACGCTCCTGGTGCCATCAAAGAGCAGGACATCAAGAACTACTTTG GCAGGAAAATTGCCATCGACGCCTCCATGTGTATCTATCAGTTCCTGATCGCTGTGCGACAGGACGGGAATGTTCTGCAAAATGAGGATGGAGAGACGACAAG CCACCTGATGGGAATGTTCTACCGGACAATCCGCATGCTGGAATACGGCATCAAACCTGTGTACGTGTTTGACGGCAAGCCCCCACAGCTCAAGTCAACAGAG CTGGAAAAGCgaggggagaggagggcagAAGCTGAGAAGCTGCTTGCTCAAGCCCAGGAACTGG GGGAGCAAGAGAATATTGACAAATTCTCCAGGCGTCTGGTAAAAGTCACCAAGCAGCATAATGATGAGTGCAAGAACCTGCTGACCCTGATGGGAGTGCCTTATGTTGAG gCTCCATGTGAGGCGGAGGCCAGCTGTGCCGCTATGGTTAAAGCAGGGAAGGTCTTTGCCACAGCAACAGAGGATATGGATGGGCTGACCTTTGGGACAAATGTCCTGCTCAGACACCTCACAGCCAGCGAAGCAAA gaAACTTCCCATCCAAGAGTTCCACTTCAGTCGCATGCTGCAGGACATCGGCCTGACCAATGAACAG TTCATAGACCTGTGTATTCTGCTGGGCTGCGACTACTGCGCCACCATCAAGGGGATCGGCCCCAAGAGAGCCATCGACCTGATTAAACAGCACGGCTCCATCGAAGAGATCCTAGAAAACATTGACCCTAAC AAGCACCCTGCTCCAGAGGACTGGCTGTTCAAAGAGGCCAGGGGCTTGTTTTTGAATCCAGAAGTGGTGGACTGTTCCACGCTGGAGCTGAAGTGGGGCGAGCCGGATGAGGAGGGACTGATCCAGTTCATGTGTAACGAGAAACAGTTCAG TGAGGACAGGATGCGTAACGGCTGTAAGAAGATTTTGAAGAGCCGTCAGGGCAGCACACAGGGGCGACTGGACTCtttcttcactgtcactggATCTCTGTCCTCCAAACGAAAG GAACCTGAAATGAAAGGATCAGcgaaaaagaagcagaagacTGGAGCCACGCCAGGCAAATTTAGGAAGGGAAAATAG
- the tm9sf1 gene encoding transmembrane 9 superfamily member 1 — MRCGIGHLPGGCQRTMGLHCILILCLFSGWAVGYKQGQNVTLYVNKVGPYHNPQETYHYYTLPVCRPEKVHHKSLSLGEVLDGDRMAESLYHIQFRENVEKKTLCQLTLSEKQVEQLREAIEELFYFEFVLDDIPIWGFVGYIEESGFLPHSHKVGLWTHLDFNIEYNGDSVIFANVSVKDVKPVPLEEGAGAVVGGVGVGGGSVTVTHTYSVRWFDSPLPHSRRAERLRDYSFFPKTLEIHWLSIINSLVLVVLLLGFVIIILMRVLKNDFARYNVEEEGGCDDLDQGDNGWKIIHTDVFRFPPYKSLLCAILGVGAQFLTLATAIIVMALLGMFNVHRHGAINSAAIVLYALTSCVSGYVSCSFYTQINGQRWVWNIILTSSLFSAPLFLTWSVVNSIHWWSGSTQALPATTVLLLLGAWVLVGFPLTVIGGIVGKNRAGNFQAPCRTRNIARQIPTQPWYKHTAVHMAIGGFLPFSAISVELYYIFATVWGREHYTLYGILLCVFAILLSVGACISVALTYFLLSGEDYRWWWRSVLSTGSTGLFIFVYSVFYYRNRSSMSGLVQSTEFFGYSLLTAMVFSLMLGSVSFWASLAFIRYIYRSLKMD; from the exons ATGCGGTGTGGAATAGGACACCTGCCAGGTGGCTGCCAGAGGACGATGGGTCTGCACTGCATCTTGATCCTGTGCTTGTTCTCAGGCTGGGCGGTGGGATACAAGCAGGGCCAGAACGTGACTCTCTATGTCAACAAAGTGGGCCCTTATCATAACCCCCAGGAGACATATCACTACTACACCCTGCCTGTTTGCAGGCCGGAGAAG GTGCATCACAAGTCTCTGAGTCTGGGAGAAGTGTTGGATGGTGACAGGATGGCAGAGTCGTTATATCACATCCAATTCAGAGAGAACGTGGAGAAAAAAACTCTTTGCCAGCTCACTCTCTCAGAGAAACAG GTGGAGCAGCTTCGTGAGGCCATCGAGGAGCTGTTCTACTTTGAATTTGTCCTGGATGACATCCCAATCTGGGGGTTTGTTGGATACATAGAGGAGAGCGGCTTCCTGCCGCACAGCCACAAG GTGGGTTTGTGGACTCACCTTGACTTCAACATCGAGTACAACGGCGACTCTGTGATCTTCGCCAATGTCTCGGTGAAAGACGTCAAACCAGTCCCCCTGGAGGAGGGGGCGGGTGCCGTGGTGGGCGGAGTCGGGGTGGGCGGAGGCAGTGTCACGGTCACCCACACTTACAGCGTGCGCTGGTTCGATTCCCCTCTGCCTCACTCCCGGAGAGCTGAGCGCCTCCGAGACTACTCGTTCTTCCCCAAAACACTGGAGATTCACTGGCTGTCCATCATTAACTCactggtgctggtggtgctgctgctgggcttcgtcatcatcatcctcatgcGGGTCCTTAAGAATGACTTTGCCAG GTAcaatgtggaggaggagggcggcTGTGACGATCTGGACCAGGGAGACAACGGCTGGAAGATCATTCACACTGACGTCTTCAGGTTTCCCCCTTACAAAAGCCTGCTGTGTGCCATACTGGGAGTGGGGGCTCAGTTCCTTACCCTGGCCACAG CAATCATCGTCATGGCATTGCTGGGAATGTTCAACGTTCACCGCCACGGTGCCATCAACTCTGCAGCAATCGTCCTGTACGCTCTGACCAGCTGCGTGTCAGGTTATGTGTCATGCAGCTTCTACACACAGATCAACGGTCAGCGCTGGGTGTGGAACATCATCCTCACCTCGTCGCTCTTCTCCG CTCCCCTGTTCCTGACGTGGAGTGTGGTGAACTCGATCCACTGGTGGAGCGGCTCCACTCAGGCTCTGCCGGCCACCACCGTGCTCCTCCTACTGGGTGCCTGGGTGCTGGTCGGCTTCCCGCTCACCGTCATTGGTGGCATTGTGGGAAAGAACCGCGCTGGCAACTTCCAGGCGCCGTGCCGCACTCGCAACATCGCCCGGCAGATTCCCACACAGCCgtggtacaaacacacagctgtacacATGGCCATCGGCGGCTTCCTGCCTTTCAG TGCCATCTCTGTGGAGCTGTACTACATCTTTGCCACAGTTTGGGGCAGAGAGCACTACACCCTCTATGGCATCCTGCTGTGCGTCTTCGCCATCCTCCTCTCAGTGGGCGCCTGCATCTCTGTGGCGCTCACCTACTTCCTGCTGTCCGGTGAGGACTACCGGTGGTGGTGGCGGAGCGTGCTTAGCACCGGTTCCACCGGCCTCTTTATATTCGTCTACTCTGTTTTCTACTACCGGAACCGGTCCTCTATGAGTGGCCTGGTGCAGAGCACCGAGTTCTTCGGCTACTCTCTGCTCACAGCGATGGTCTTCTCGCTGATGCTGGGCAGTGTGTCGTTCTGGGCCTCACTGGCATTTATTCGCTACATCTACCGTAGCCTCAAGATGGACTAG
- the nanog gene encoding homeobox protein NANOG, which translates to MADWKTQLSYNYNPSYHAYAYGLVYQPGPEQSHGGLASWGEAGDLSSYNTGVTQAYYATTARTQEESPPRSPEQHGGNGHCHYQGSGVVYLGDTQAGHLLLGGPHRAAYDARTHEARRAGSDSTSDSEAHTSPDSWSSGSSREGSLPHTDPTNWATKDLDDEGTNRSPDTREDVSSTLVKEQQQQQTFPVMRNEGVSNITSLHVPLTAPKKPSTAAENNPKGKVRAAFSESQMNALVQRFSVQRYLTPAEMKNLAELTGLTYKQVKTWFQNRRMKLRRHQKDTSWVSERYTTNKDSPSRGAIFTNLPSHIPPYQGEVRPQLKGHYNQHMMEAAFKKATPQNVAFYLAAMGSAAGSAGYPSWSSVTPQTAMPTRPQAAGWSMPQGVGHYDYNPSAFNSTSVASANTGHDASFESQDGEAVNGRSSANTAIVQNSSQ; encoded by the exons ATGGCGGACTGGAAGACGCAGCTAAGTTACAACTACAACCCCTCTTACCATGCCTACGCCTACGGCCTCGTGTACCAGCCCGGGCCCGAGCAGAGCCACGGGGGCCTCGCCAGCTGGGGAGAGGCGGGGGATTTGAGCAGCTACAACACCGGGGTGACACAGGCCTACTATGCCACCACCGCCCGGACCCAGGAGGAGTCTCCGCCTCGCAGCCCGGAGCAGCATGGCGGGAACGGCCACTGCCACTACCAGGGCTCCGGGGTCGTCTACCTCGGTGACACCCAGGCAGGCCACCTGCTCCTGGGCGGACCTCACCGGGCGGCCTACGATGCACGGACACACGAGGCCAGGCGGGCCGGGAGCGACTCAACCAGTGACTCGGAGGCGCACACCTCACCAG ATTCATGGAGCTCTGGTAGCAGCAGAGAAGGGAGTCTCCCCCACACAGACCCCACTAACTGGGCGACGAAAGATCTTGACGATGAGGGAACCAACAGGAGCCCTGACACCAGGGAGGATGTTTCCAGCACTCTcgtgaaggagcagcagcagcagcagacctttCCGGTCATGAGGAACGAGGGCGTCAGCAACATTACCTCACTACATGTGCCCTTAACTGCCCCAAAGAAGCCAAgcactgctgctgaaaataacCCCAAAGGAAAGGTCCGGGCCGCTTTCTCAGAGAGTCAGATGAATGCTCTTGTTCAGCGCTTCAGTGTTCAGAGGTACCTCACCCCCGCCGAAATGAAGAACCTGGCCGAACTGACGGGGCTGACCTACAAACAG GTTAAGACGTGGTTTCAGAACAGAAGGATGAAGCTAAGGAGGCACCAGAAGGACACCAGTTGGGTGTCTGAGCGCTACACCACCAACAAAGACAGTCCGAGTCGAGGAGCCATTTTCACTAACCTTCCCTCACACATCCCACCT taTCAGGGAGAAGTCCGGCCTCAGCTCAAGGGGCATTACAACCAGCACATGATGGAGGCAGCGTTTAAGAAAGCCACTCCGCAGAACGTGGCCTTCTATCTGGCTGCTATGGGCTCTGCTGCTGGATCTGCTGGCTACCCCTCCTGGTCTTCAGTAACACCTCAGACTGCAATGCCCACCAGGCCCCAGGCGGCTGGCTGGTCCATGCCCCAAGGCGTCGGCCATTACGATTACAACCCCAGTGCATTCAACTCCACCAGCGTTGCCTCTGCAAACACTGGACACGACGCAAGCTTTGAGAGCCAAGATGGGGAGGCTGTGAACGGCCGCAGCTCCGCAAACACAGCCATAGTACAGAACAGCAGCCAGTAG